A window of Rhodococcus sp. SGAir0479 contains these coding sequences:
- a CDS encoding alkyl/aryl-sulfatase yields MTDRSDFDDVERGFVAALSPGVVTDAAGAVVWDGPSFGFLDDDCPPTVHPSLWRQSRLCARQGLFEVTEGIYQIRGLDLSNMTLVEGETGVIVVDPLISAETAAAGLALYREHRGDRPVVGVIYSHSHIDHFGGVKGVTGVDDVAAGRCPILAPTGFLEHAVAENVYAGTAMSRRAAYMYGAALPRGPRGAVGAGLGPTTSTGTPTLIAPTVEIEHTGQTEVVDGVRIEFQMTPGTEAPSEMNFHFPDRRALCMAENATHTLHNLLTLRGALVRDPHVWAKYLTEAINRYAARSDVLFASHHWPTWGTERLTEFLSVQRDLYGYLHDQTVRAINKGATGIEIAETFRLPPAVEQAWHTRGYYGSVSHNVKAIYQRYMGWFDGNPARLWEHPPVEAARRHVEFMGGAAEVMAKARKSYAEGDFRWVAQVLDYVIFADPGNTDATALQADTLEQLGFGAENGTWRNFFLMGAYELRNGPVGTPTVTASADIAGALSVEQVFDAVALRVDGPRAWAADITLDWNITDQGLSHRTHLRNGLLVHYDLDGTAGGSDAVLTLSRADLVAVVVGGADLARLIAEGRVTADGDIARLAELVGYLDAPDPDFAIVTP; encoded by the coding sequence ATGACCGATCGGTCGGACTTCGACGATGTCGAGCGCGGGTTCGTCGCCGCGCTGTCGCCGGGGGTGGTCACCGACGCGGCCGGCGCCGTGGTGTGGGACGGCCCGTCGTTCGGGTTCCTCGACGACGACTGCCCACCCACCGTCCACCCGAGCCTGTGGCGCCAGTCCCGGTTGTGCGCCCGGCAAGGATTGTTCGAGGTCACCGAGGGGATCTACCAGATCCGGGGCCTGGACCTGTCGAACATGACGCTCGTCGAGGGCGAGACCGGCGTGATCGTCGTGGATCCGCTGATCTCGGCGGAGACGGCGGCGGCCGGGCTCGCGCTGTACCGCGAGCACCGCGGTGATCGTCCGGTGGTCGGGGTGATCTACTCGCACTCGCACATCGACCACTTCGGTGGTGTGAAGGGCGTGACCGGCGTCGACGACGTCGCGGCGGGGCGGTGTCCCATCCTGGCGCCCACCGGTTTCCTCGAACACGCGGTCGCGGAGAACGTGTACGCCGGCACCGCGATGTCCCGGCGCGCCGCGTACATGTACGGGGCGGCGCTGCCCCGCGGGCCGCGCGGCGCCGTGGGGGCGGGACTCGGCCCGACCACGTCGACCGGGACGCCGACGCTCATCGCACCCACCGTGGAGATCGAGCACACCGGGCAGACGGAGGTCGTCGACGGCGTCCGGATCGAGTTCCAGATGACGCCGGGCACCGAGGCGCCGTCGGAGATGAACTTCCACTTCCCGGACCGGCGGGCGCTGTGCATGGCCGAGAACGCGACGCACACGCTGCACAATCTGCTGACGTTGCGTGGCGCACTGGTGCGCGACCCGCACGTGTGGGCGAAGTACCTGACGGAGGCGATCAACCGCTACGCCGCGCGCTCGGACGTGCTGTTCGCCTCCCATCACTGGCCCACGTGGGGGACCGAACGGCTCACCGAGTTCCTGTCCGTGCAGCGGGACCTGTACGGCTACCTGCACGACCAGACGGTGCGGGCGATCAATAAGGGCGCCACCGGCATCGAGATCGCGGAGACCTTCCGGTTGCCGCCCGCCGTCGAGCAGGCCTGGCACACCCGCGGCTACTACGGTTCGGTGAGCCACAACGTCAAGGCGATCTACCAGCGGTACATGGGCTGGTTCGACGGCAACCCGGCACGGTTGTGGGAGCACCCGCCGGTGGAGGCGGCGCGCCGGCACGTGGAGTTCATGGGGGGCGCCGCCGAGGTGATGGCGAAGGCCCGGAAGTCCTACGCGGAGGGCGATTTCCGGTGGGTGGCGCAGGTGCTCGACTACGTGATCTTCGCCGACCCCGGCAACACCGACGCCACGGCGTTGCAGGCGGACACCCTCGAGCAGCTCGGCTTCGGAGCCGAGAACGGGACGTGGCGCAACTTCTTCCTCATGGGCGCCTACGAGCTCCGCAACGGCCCGGTCGGGACACCCACGGTGACCGCGTCGGCGGACATCGCGGGCGCGCTGTCGGTGGAGCAGGTCTTCGACGCGGTCGCGTTGCGCGTGGACGGGCCGCGGGCGTGGGCGGCGGACATCACGCTCGACTGGAACATCACCGACCAGGGGCTCAGCCATCGCACTCACCTGCGCAACGGGCTGTTGGTGCACTACGACCTCGACGGCACGGCGGGCGGCTCCGACGCGGTGCTCACGCTGTCGCGGGCCGACCTGGTCGCCGTCGTGGTCGGTGGCGCCGATCTGGCCCGGCTGATCGCTGAGGGCCGGGTGACCGCCGACGGTGACATCGCCCGGCTCGCCGAGCTGGTGGGCTACCTGGACGCGCCCGATCCCGACTTCGCGATCGTCACGCCGTGA
- a CDS encoding glyoxalase translates to MTGLQSITLEVPDVAAAETFYADLGVGKYVDVRAAGAPATGFRGFTLSLVVSQPNVVDAFVEAAVAGGAAVVKPAKKSLWGYGGVVQAPDGALWKIATSAKKDRGPAVREFESLVLLLGVADVKAGKAFYVDRGFEVAKSFGRKYAEFAGPSSNVTLALYGRRALAKDAGVSDEDAGSHGLLIGGDAGPFTDPDGFVWEDARR, encoded by the coding sequence ATGACCGGGCTGCAGTCGATCACACTCGAGGTGCCCGACGTCGCCGCCGCGGAGACGTTCTACGCGGACCTCGGGGTCGGCAAGTACGTGGACGTGCGGGCCGCCGGCGCACCGGCCACCGGTTTCCGCGGGTTCACCCTGTCGCTGGTGGTCTCGCAACCCAATGTCGTGGACGCGTTCGTGGAGGCGGCCGTCGCCGGTGGTGCGGCCGTGGTCAAACCCGCGAAGAAGAGCCTGTGGGGCTACGGCGGCGTGGTACAGGCGCCGGACGGCGCGCTGTGGAAGATCGCGACGTCGGCGAAGAAGGATCGGGGCCCCGCGGTCCGGGAGTTCGAGTCGCTGGTGCTGCTGCTCGGTGTCGCGGACGTCAAGGCCGGCAAGGCGTTCTACGTCGACCGCGGGTTCGAGGTGGCCAAGAGTTTCGGCCGCAAGTACGCGGAGTTCGCCGGGCCGTCGTCGAACGTCACGCTCGCGCTGTACGGCCGTCGGGCGCTCGCCAAGGACGCCGGTGTATCCGACGAAGACGCCGGTTCCCACGGACTGCTCATCGGCGGCGACGCGGGACCGTTCACCGACCCGGACGGGTTCGTCTGGGAGGACGCGCGACGCTGA
- a CDS encoding VOC family protein, with amino-acid sequence MNLNIHSAFLPHTDHEASLAFYRDLLGFEVRKEVGYNGLYWITVGHPDQPDVSLVLHPPAADPGVTDDERRVITEMMAKGTYAILTLATPDLDATFEKLVAGDAEIVQEPTQQPYGIRDCAVRDPGGNLLRINEVP; translated from the coding sequence ATGAACCTCAACATTCACTCCGCCTTTCTGCCGCACACCGATCACGAGGCGTCGCTGGCGTTCTACCGCGACCTGCTCGGCTTCGAGGTCCGCAAGGAGGTCGGGTACAACGGCCTGTACTGGATCACCGTGGGGCACCCCGACCAGCCCGACGTGTCGCTGGTGCTGCACCCGCCGGCCGCCGACCCCGGCGTCACCGACGACGAGCGCCGCGTCATCACCGAGATGATGGCCAAGGGCACGTACGCCATCCTCACCCTGGCCACCCCCGACCTCGACGCGACGTTCGAGAAACTCGTGGCCGGCGACGCCGAGATCGTCCAGGAACCCACCCAGCAGCCGTACGGCATCCGGGACTGTGCGGTCCGCGATCCCGGCGGCAACCTGCTGCGTATCAACGAGGTGCCGTGA
- a CDS encoding bifunctional lysylphosphatidylglycerol flippase/synthetase MprF gives MNAVRRYARRVVDLLRYGAAGAPVSITLLALIWILGVATDSVGRGPGQFVDRHLAVGIGPLEHWRLWTPLTAGLWAPGPAGYLGATVLVFLVAAPLERRMGSARFALSAGVTQIVGAVLGAAVAAVVKLLDSDWGFRLHIGTAVGPTTWIVGVAMVASASMDTLWRRRIRVGLLALTLTLVLFAGQLQDVIRFAAAVVGLCLGPWIVGRSARGHRVTGTRREGRVLVAIVVAATSIGTMLAALSPHAVGPLAVLRDLFRGVPWTAAEVREICQAAQSDPDCRRGELDLRLSGVGPTLLSLMPSVFLLVLCDGLRRGRRFAWIASTVAQVVLLALSLLNFVVRYVDVVDEQTLFYGLDEPNVYRTLTPFLTPLALLILLLATRKLFDVQAPPKTYRRLFGKLAVLVAGLGVLYVLGGLWARNGFDRRPTAATLVADFPERLVPPVYLQMLDPRLLPVDWASTLLYEWTGVVFWVAACVLVAATFLRPAYGADSGAGERARAILTSGSGSALSWMTTWRGNSYWFGAAGDSYVAYRVIGGVALTTGGPVGRPDRVRDDVAGFAEFAAANGWTPCFYSVTTDVRDAADTLGWVGVQVAEETVLDLGAIAFTGKKFQDVRTALNKAAKSGITAEWIDFRTAPLAITDQITAISEEWVADKGMPEMGFTLGGLQEMDDPEVRCLIAVDEQRTVHGVTSWLPVYRDGRIVGRTLDFMRRRADGGFRPAMEFLIASAALLLEQEGAEFVSLSGAPLATMRRPDAADGDDAGPAPDVRPGWSDAMDSVLELLGQTLEPVYGFRSLLAFKSKFQPRYEPMYMCFADPVALPSIGNAIGRAYLPEVSFGQGVRLVRTLVQR, from the coding sequence GTGAATGCGGTGCGGCGATACGCGCGTCGGGTCGTGGATCTGCTGCGGTACGGAGCAGCGGGCGCACCGGTCAGCATCACGCTGCTGGCGTTGATCTGGATCCTCGGCGTGGCGACCGACTCGGTGGGCCGCGGGCCCGGACAGTTCGTCGACCGGCATCTGGCGGTCGGGATCGGACCCCTCGAGCACTGGCGGCTGTGGACCCCGCTCACTGCGGGCCTGTGGGCGCCCGGACCGGCCGGCTATCTGGGTGCGACCGTGCTGGTCTTCCTCGTCGCGGCACCGCTCGAGCGGCGGATGGGATCGGCGCGGTTCGCGTTGTCGGCCGGCGTCACCCAGATCGTCGGCGCGGTGCTCGGTGCGGCGGTCGCCGCGGTGGTGAAACTTCTCGACTCCGACTGGGGCTTTCGGCTCCACATCGGCACGGCGGTCGGGCCGACCACGTGGATCGTGGGGGTCGCGATGGTCGCCAGCGCCTCGATGGACACCCTGTGGCGGCGCCGGATCCGGGTGGGTCTGCTCGCCCTCACGTTGACGCTGGTGTTGTTCGCCGGGCAGTTGCAGGACGTCATCCGGTTCGCGGCCGCGGTGGTGGGCCTGTGCCTCGGCCCGTGGATCGTGGGCCGCTCCGCCCGCGGACATCGCGTCACCGGGACCCGCCGCGAGGGCCGGGTGCTGGTCGCGATCGTGGTGGCGGCCACGTCGATCGGCACGATGCTCGCGGCGCTGTCCCCGCACGCCGTCGGGCCGCTCGCGGTGCTGCGTGACCTGTTCCGCGGGGTGCCGTGGACGGCGGCGGAGGTCCGCGAGATCTGCCAGGCGGCGCAGTCGGATCCGGACTGCCGGCGCGGTGAACTCGACCTGCGCCTGTCCGGGGTGGGCCCCACCCTGCTGAGCCTGATGCCGTCGGTGTTCCTGCTGGTCCTGTGTGACGGGCTGCGCCGGGGCCGACGGTTCGCGTGGATCGCGTCCACCGTCGCGCAGGTGGTGCTGCTGGCGCTGTCCCTGCTGAACTTCGTCGTCCGCTACGTCGACGTGGTGGACGAGCAGACGCTGTTCTACGGCCTCGACGAGCCCAACGTCTACCGCACACTGACACCGTTCCTCACCCCGCTGGCGCTGTTGATCCTGCTGTTGGCCACCCGGAAGCTGTTCGACGTGCAGGCCCCGCCGAAGACGTACCGCCGGTTGTTCGGCAAGCTGGCCGTGCTGGTCGCCGGGCTCGGCGTGCTCTACGTGCTGGGCGGGCTGTGGGCGCGCAACGGCTTCGACCGCCGTCCCACCGCCGCGACGCTCGTCGCGGACTTCCCCGAGCGGCTGGTGCCGCCGGTGTACCTGCAGATGCTCGATCCGCGGCTGCTGCCCGTCGACTGGGCGTCGACCCTGCTCTACGAGTGGACCGGGGTGGTGTTCTGGGTGGCCGCGTGCGTGCTGGTGGCGGCGACGTTCCTGCGGCCGGCGTACGGCGCCGACAGCGGCGCGGGGGAGCGGGCGCGCGCGATCCTCACGTCCGGGTCCGGCAGCGCGCTGTCGTGGATGACGACGTGGCGGGGCAATTCGTACTGGTTCGGTGCCGCCGGCGACAGTTACGTCGCGTACCGGGTGATCGGTGGCGTCGCGCTGACGACGGGCGGGCCGGTGGGACGCCCGGACCGGGTCCGCGACGATGTGGCCGGGTTCGCCGAGTTCGCTGCCGCCAACGGGTGGACGCCGTGCTTCTACTCGGTGACCACCGACGTCCGCGATGCAGCCGACACACTCGGTTGGGTCGGTGTCCAGGTGGCCGAGGAGACCGTGCTCGACCTCGGCGCGATCGCCTTCACCGGCAAGAAGTTCCAGGACGTGCGCACCGCGCTCAACAAGGCCGCGAAGTCGGGCATCACCGCGGAGTGGATCGACTTCCGCACCGCCCCGCTCGCGATCACCGACCAGATCACGGCGATCTCCGAGGAGTGGGTCGCCGACAAGGGGATGCCCGAGATGGGCTTCACGCTGGGCGGGCTGCAGGAGATGGACGACCCCGAGGTGCGGTGCCTGATCGCGGTCGACGAGCAGCGCACCGTGCACGGGGTGACGTCGTGGCTGCCGGTGTACCGGGACGGCCGGATCGTCGGCCGAACCCTGGACTTCATGCGGCGCCGCGCGGACGGCGGATTCCGGCCCGCCATGGAGTTCCTGATCGCGTCGGCCGCGCTGCTCCTCGAACAGGAGGGCGCCGAGTTCGTGAGCCTGTCCGGGGCACCGCTGGCGACGATGCGCCGACCCGACGCGGCCGACGGCGACGACGCCGGCCCTGCACCGGACGTGCGACCGGGGTGGTCCGACGCGATGGACTCGGTGCTAGAACTGCTCGGACAGACACTCGAGCCGGTGTACGGCTTCCGCTCGCTGCTGGCGTTCAAGTCGAAGTTCCAGCCCCGCTACGAGCCGATGTACATGTGTTTCGCGGACCCCGTCGCGTTGCCGAGCATCGGCAACGCGATCGGCCGGGCCTACCTGCCCGAGGTCTCCTTCGGGCAGGGCGTGCGGCTGGTGCGGACACTGGTGCAGCGCTGA
- a CDS encoding alpha/beta hydrolase-fold protein codes for MAQWLDRVSLVSGPLPVLVVLLGILGAGWLLASRRRWFLRWAVPLSALAAVATTLLLYVVVEHVWRPFPDPVETAVYVWIGVGLWAVLLLVPRLLTGRRWMIPISVVAAGAVVLTAALQINQVFYAYPTVGTALGLPDPDRIDFAEVPPPQASVVTGRPLEEAWTAQADGIPGSGRYTTAAIPGATSGFGARDAVIYLPPAYFATPRPLLPVLVLLAGQPGSPEDWLHGGKLVATMDAFARAHHGLAPVVVVPDGTGSQLANPLCVDSPLGNVATYLAVDVPAWVKTHLQVDPDPRSWAVGGLSYGGTCSLQLATNYPQVYPTFLDLSGQEEPTLGDRARTVDEAFGGDEAAFVAVNPLDLMKTRRYPDTAGIIVVGDRDDAYRGGAKTVYEAAKNAGMDVQYVEVPGAHSFLVWSTGLREELDWLAERMGLIS; via the coding sequence GTGGCGCAGTGGCTCGATCGGGTATCGCTGGTGTCGGGGCCGTTGCCCGTGCTGGTCGTGCTGCTGGGGATCCTCGGCGCGGGATGGCTGCTGGCGAGTCGGCGGCGCTGGTTCCTGCGGTGGGCGGTGCCGCTCTCGGCGCTCGCGGCGGTGGCGACCACGCTGCTGTTGTACGTGGTCGTCGAACACGTGTGGCGGCCGTTCCCGGACCCGGTCGAGACGGCCGTCTACGTGTGGATCGGCGTCGGACTGTGGGCGGTGCTGCTGCTGGTGCCGCGGCTGCTGACCGGGCGCCGGTGGATGATCCCGATCTCGGTCGTCGCGGCCGGTGCGGTCGTGCTCACCGCGGCGCTGCAGATCAACCAGGTGTTCTACGCGTATCCCACGGTGGGCACCGCACTCGGGCTGCCGGACCCGGACCGGATCGACTTCGCCGAGGTCCCGCCGCCGCAGGCGTCCGTCGTCACCGGCCGGCCGCTCGAGGAGGCGTGGACGGCGCAGGCGGACGGGATACCCGGCAGTGGCCGCTACACCACCGCGGCGATCCCCGGTGCGACGTCCGGATTCGGGGCGCGGGACGCGGTGATCTACCTGCCGCCGGCGTACTTCGCGACCCCGCGTCCGCTGCTGCCGGTGCTGGTACTGCTCGCCGGCCAGCCGGGCTCGCCCGAGGACTGGCTGCACGGCGGCAAACTCGTCGCGACGATGGACGCCTTCGCCCGCGCCCACCACGGGCTCGCGCCGGTGGTGGTGGTCCCGGACGGCACCGGGTCGCAGCTCGCGAACCCGCTGTGCGTGGATTCCCCGCTCGGCAACGTCGCCACCTATCTCGCGGTGGACGTGCCCGCGTGGGTGAAGACGCATCTGCAGGTGGATCCCGATCCGCGGTCCTGGGCGGTGGGCGGGTTGTCGTACGGGGGGACGTGCTCGCTGCAGCTGGCGACCAACTATCCGCAGGTCTATCCGACGTTTCTGGATCTGTCGGGGCAGGAGGAGCCGACTCTCGGCGACCGGGCCCGCACCGTGGACGAGGCGTTCGGCGGTGACGAAGCCGCGTTCGTGGCGGTCAATCCGCTGGATCTGATGAAGACGCGGCGGTACCCGGACACGGCGGGGATCATCGTCGTCGGAGACCGCGACGACGCCTACCGCGGCGGCGCGAAAACGGTGTACGAGGCTGCGAAGAACGCGGGCATGGATGTGCAGTACGTAGAGGTGCCGGGCGCGCACAGCTTTCTGGTGTGGTCCACGGGACTGCGGGAAGAACTCGACTGGCTGGCCGAACGGATGGGACTGATCTCGTGA
- a CDS encoding BlaI/MecI/CopY family transcriptional regulator: protein MAGLGELERAVMDHLWSVSEPQTVRQVHEALAARRELAYTTVMTVLQRLAKKHLVIQQRDDRAHRYVPVHGRDELVAGLMVDALQQADASGERAAALVHFVGQVGADEAAALREALAALEESEAEKAAKAAQPAPLHPPGLPPGTGRAS, encoded by the coding sequence ATGGCTGGACTCGGCGAGCTCGAACGTGCGGTGATGGACCATCTGTGGTCCGTGTCGGAACCCCAGACGGTGCGGCAGGTGCATGAGGCATTGGCGGCTCGGCGGGAACTGGCGTACACGACGGTGATGACCGTCCTGCAACGCCTGGCCAAGAAGCACCTCGTCATCCAGCAGCGTGATGATCGCGCGCACCGCTACGTGCCCGTGCACGGCCGCGACGAGCTGGTCGCCGGCCTCATGGTCGACGCCCTGCAGCAGGCCGACGCGTCCGGCGAGCGAGCCGCCGCGCTCGTCCACTTCGTCGGGCAGGTCGGGGCCGACGAGGCCGCCGCGCTGCGCGAGGCGTTGGCCGCGCTCGAGGAGTCCGAAGCCGAGAAGGCCGCGAAGGCCGCCCAGCCGGCTCCGCTGCACCCGCCGGGACTGCCGCCCGGTACCGGCCGGGCGAGTTGA
- a CDS encoding M56 family metallopeptidase: MNATTALAFGVLALALTGPVPALLSRAQWPYRSPRAALVLWQAIALAAVLSAFSSGLAIASQLLVPGPDGRPTTEPTAEIDALGLPLWVLYIVVFGLTLLIGAKLIFSIVRVAVHTRRRRARHRMLVDLLDRGDVDPSSALGGFSDVRVLDAAEPIAYCLPGLRQRVVVSEGALNSLGHAEVTAILTHERSHLRARHDLVLEAFTAVHEAFPRVVRSKSALGSVQLLVELLADDSAVKVTGPAPLARALVTCAGSTAPRGAMAVGGPSTLVRVQRLTGTAGDVRITAAAYLTAAAILVVPTIAVAVPWLVELSRLFSASQP, translated from the coding sequence ATGAACGCCACCACGGCGCTCGCCTTCGGTGTGCTCGCGCTCGCACTGACGGGTCCGGTGCCGGCGCTGCTCAGTCGTGCGCAGTGGCCGTACCGGTCGCCGCGCGCCGCGCTGGTGCTGTGGCAGGCGATCGCACTCGCCGCCGTCCTGTCGGCCTTCAGTTCCGGGCTCGCAATCGCCAGCCAGCTACTCGTGCCCGGGCCCGACGGCCGCCCCACCACCGAGCCGACCGCCGAGATAGATGCGCTCGGGCTGCCGCTGTGGGTGCTCTACATCGTCGTCTTCGGCCTCACGCTGCTCATCGGCGCCAAGCTGATCTTCTCGATCGTTCGCGTCGCCGTGCACACCCGACGTCGCCGCGCGCGGCACCGGATGCTCGTCGATCTCCTCGACCGCGGTGACGTGGATCCGTCGTCGGCGCTCGGGGGGTTCTCCGACGTCCGCGTCCTCGACGCGGCCGAGCCGATCGCGTACTGCCTCCCGGGACTGCGGCAGCGCGTGGTGGTCAGCGAGGGGGCCCTCAACTCGTTGGGCCACGCCGAGGTGACCGCGATCCTCACGCACGAACGCTCGCACCTGCGGGCCCGCCACGATCTCGTACTCGAGGCGTTCACCGCTGTCCACGAGGCGTTTCCGCGGGTGGTCCGCTCCAAGTCGGCGCTGGGGTCGGTGCAGTTGCTCGTCGAACTGCTCGCCGACGATTCGGCCGTGAAGGTCACCGGTCCGGCACCGCTCGCCCGGGCGTTGGTCACGTGCGCCGGTTCCACCGCACCGCGCGGCGCGATGGCGGTCGGTGGTCCCAGCACCCTGGTGCGGGTCCAGCGTCTCACCGGCACCGCCGGCGACGTGCGGATCACGGCGGCCGCCTACCTCACCGCGGCGGCGATCCTGGTTGTCCCGACGATCGCGGTCGCGGTGCCGTGGCTGGTGGAGCTGAGCCGGCTGTTCTCGGCCTCCCAACCCTGA
- a CDS encoding DinB family protein, which yields MTNRADDDTYQAVVSIAAESLAAMRAILADMTSEQANRVPNLPGANSPYAIGAHCVGMADYWGGSLIAGLRIPRDRDSEFRAQGDPQELCAELDRIRESFPERVAIALTEGVRDRTPPGTTRSGSARTATATWMLLHIVRELSQHLGQLEITRDILAADEH from the coding sequence ATGACGAACCGAGCCGACGACGACACATATCAGGCCGTCGTGTCCATCGCGGCAGAGTCCCTGGCCGCGATGCGGGCGATCCTCGCCGACATGACCAGCGAGCAGGCCAACCGCGTCCCGAACCTGCCCGGCGCCAACAGTCCGTACGCGATCGGCGCGCACTGCGTGGGGATGGCCGACTACTGGGGCGGGTCACTGATCGCGGGCCTGCGCATCCCCCGCGACCGGGACAGCGAGTTCCGCGCTCAGGGAGACCCACAGGAGCTGTGCGCCGAACTCGACCGCATCCGCGAGTCCTTCCCCGAACGGGTTGCGATCGCTCTGACCGAGGGAGTGCGGGACCGGACTCCCCCGGGCACCACCCGCAGCGGCAGCGCCCGCACGGCTACCGCGACCTGGATGCTGTTGCACATCGTGCGCGAATTGTCGCAACACCTGGGGCAACTCGAAATCACCCGCGACATCCTGGCCGCGGACGAGCACTGA
- a CDS encoding DUF6226 family protein: protein MATDRAQSWWCGFNGNILRALEAGWSGRAPLLSDEVCELLADVDAAFAVTGAATPGWPNPYEDGCTPDETEYERLTDPDKFLIVVARARARTKVLLDRGWAREATEARWALRPLDSGGAVTILEPTAAGAVPLVLTTHAPVDSEHIFTVTVAAGDPAVSLASIPDCGCDACDRGSTELFADIDRWVLSVVDGSLDVRLTGDDYSVRTSFVSRAGTVRDVEQSTAFTAAPWPPNWRSRTLGDAIAP, encoded by the coding sequence GTGGCTACTGATAGGGCGCAGTCGTGGTGGTGTGGGTTCAACGGCAACATCCTCCGCGCGCTCGAAGCGGGGTGGAGTGGGCGCGCGCCGCTGCTGTCCGACGAGGTATGTGAGCTGCTCGCCGACGTCGACGCGGCATTCGCCGTCACCGGTGCGGCCACGCCTGGATGGCCGAACCCGTACGAGGACGGCTGCACACCGGACGAGACGGAATACGAGCGACTCACCGATCCCGACAAGTTCCTGATCGTGGTTGCCCGAGCACGCGCGCGGACCAAGGTGCTCCTCGACCGCGGCTGGGCGCGCGAGGCGACGGAAGCGAGGTGGGCGCTCCGCCCACTCGACTCCGGCGGCGCCGTAACGATTCTCGAACCGACGGCTGCCGGTGCGGTTCCATTGGTGTTGACAACACACGCACCGGTGGACAGTGAACACATATTCACGGTGACCGTCGCAGCCGGCGACCCGGCGGTGAGTCTGGCGTCGATTCCCGACTGTGGGTGCGATGCGTGCGATCGCGGGTCTACAGAACTGTTCGCAGACATCGACCGGTGGGTGCTCTCTGTCGTCGACGGCTCCCTCGACGTTCGCCTCACAGGCGACGACTACTCGGTGCGCACGTCCTTCGTCAGCCGAGCCGGCACCGTTCGGGACGTCGAGCAATCCACAGCGTTCACGGCCGCGCCCTGGCCGCCGAACTGGCGATCCAGGACTCTCGGCGACGCGATCGCGCCGTAG